A DNA window from Bradyrhizobium barranii subsp. barranii contains the following coding sequences:
- the pqqC gene encoding pyrroloquinoline-quinone synthase PqqC: MTALSVGKDIRLNSAEELEATLRHIGATRYHSLHPFHKLLHGGKLNKGQVQAWALNRYYYQSTIPIKDAVVISRFRDRATRLEWRHRIEDHDGDVGSEGGIERWLKLTEGLGLDTAYVESTEGILPATRFAVEAYVHYCREKSPLEAIASSLTELFAPNLHEERISGMLEHYDFVNPDIMSYFKRRLAQAPRDAGFALDYVKAHATTPEQRASVCNALIFKTNVLWVQLDALQHAYVEGHIPPGAFVPKAS; the protein is encoded by the coding sequence ATGACCGCGCTCTCTGTTGGCAAGGACATCAGGCTCAACTCGGCGGAGGAGCTTGAGGCGACGCTGCGCCACATTGGTGCTACGCGCTATCACAGCCTGCATCCGTTCCATAAGCTGCTGCACGGCGGCAAGCTCAACAAGGGCCAGGTGCAGGCCTGGGCGCTCAACCGCTACTATTACCAGAGCACGATCCCGATCAAGGACGCCGTGGTGATCTCGCGCTTCCGCGACCGCGCCACGCGGCTGGAATGGCGCCACCGCATCGAGGACCATGACGGCGACGTCGGCTCCGAGGGCGGCATCGAGCGCTGGCTCAAGCTGACCGAAGGCCTCGGTCTCGACACGGCCTATGTGGAATCGACCGAAGGCATCTTGCCGGCGACGCGCTTCGCGGTCGAAGCCTATGTCCACTACTGCCGCGAGAAGAGCCCGCTGGAGGCGATCGCCTCCTCGCTCACCGAATTGTTCGCGCCGAACCTGCACGAGGAACGGATATCCGGCATGCTGGAGCACTACGACTTCGTCAATCCCGATATCATGAGCTACTTCAAGCGGCGGCTGGCGCAGGCGCCGCGCGATGCCGGCTTCGCGCTCGACTACGTCAAGGCGCATGCCACGACGCCCGAGCAGCGCGCCTCCGTCTGCAACGCGCTGATCTTCAAGACCAACGTGCTGTGGGTGCAGCTCGACGCGCTCCAGCACGCCTATGTCGAGGGCCATATTCCGCCGGGCGCGTTCGTGCCCAAAGCGAGCTGA
- the pqqD gene encoding pyrroloquinoline quinone biosynthesis peptide chaperone PqqD — protein sequence MAGPRNISVSEASRPVLPRHAKLKYDETRKVWVILAPERVLAPDEIAVEVLQLCDGERNVGDVADQLAAKYAAPREAILADVIVMLQDLADKGFLTEAREKTS from the coding sequence ATGGCCGGGCCGCGGAACATCAGCGTCAGCGAGGCAAGCCGCCCGGTGCTGCCGCGGCATGCCAAGCTGAAATATGACGAGACGCGCAAGGTCTGGGTGATCCTGGCGCCGGAACGGGTGCTGGCGCCCGACGAGATCGCGGTCGAGGTCTTGCAGCTCTGCGACGGCGAGCGCAATGTCGGTGACGTCGCCGACCAGCTGGCCGCGAAATACGCCGCGCCGCGCGAGGCGATCCTGGCCGACGTCATCGTCATGCTGCAGGATCTCGCCGACAAGGGCTTTCTCACCGAAGCCCGGGAGAAGACGTCATGA
- the pqqE gene encoding pyrroloquinoline quinone biosynthesis protein PqqE, producing the protein MSDLLGNLPPDISDSLAVLEKQRSTAETFGIPLAVLLEITHRCPLQCPYCSNPVELDRSGKELTTEEWKKVLSELAEIGVLQVHFSGGEPTARKDLVELVKHASDAGLYTNLITSAVLLTRERLSALADAGLCHVQISFQGVEEGIADRVAGYKNGHRKKLEVAKWTRELDLPLTVNAVMHRQNLHQLPDIIQMSIDLDADRLEVANVQYYGWALKNRAALMPTVAQLDECTRIVEEARERLKGTLAIDYVVPDYYALRPKKCMGGWGRQFFNISPAGKVLPCHAAESITGLEFESVRSNHSIAWIWQNSDAFNRYRGTGWMKEPCKTCEFREIDFGGCRCQAFALTGDAANTDPACALSPLHETIFKQAEREAEGETNRFLYRNFAGGTLESGNDA; encoded by the coding sequence ATGAGCGACCTGCTCGGCAATCTTCCGCCCGACATCAGCGACAGCCTCGCGGTGCTGGAGAAGCAACGCTCGACAGCGGAGACGTTCGGCATTCCGCTCGCCGTATTGCTCGAGATCACCCATCGCTGCCCGCTGCAATGCCCCTATTGCTCCAATCCCGTCGAGCTCGACCGCTCCGGCAAGGAGCTGACCACCGAGGAGTGGAAGAAGGTCTTGAGCGAGCTCGCCGAGATCGGCGTGCTCCAGGTGCATTTCTCCGGCGGCGAGCCGACCGCGCGGAAGGACCTCGTCGAGCTGGTCAAGCATGCGAGCGATGCCGGCCTCTACACCAATCTGATCACCTCGGCCGTGCTGCTGACGCGCGAGCGGCTCAGCGCGCTCGCGGACGCCGGCCTCTGCCATGTGCAGATCAGCTTCCAGGGTGTCGAGGAAGGCATCGCCGACCGCGTCGCCGGCTACAAGAACGGGCATCGCAAGAAGCTCGAAGTGGCGAAATGGACCCGCGAGCTCGATCTGCCGCTCACCGTGAACGCGGTGATGCACCGGCAGAATTTGCATCAGCTCCCCGACATCATCCAGATGTCGATCGACCTCGACGCCGACCGGCTCGAGGTCGCCAATGTCCAGTATTACGGCTGGGCGCTGAAGAACCGCGCCGCCTTGATGCCGACCGTGGCGCAGTTAGATGAATGCACCCGCATCGTCGAGGAGGCGCGCGAGCGGCTGAAGGGCACGCTCGCCATCGACTATGTCGTGCCCGACTATTACGCGCTGCGGCCGAAGAAATGCATGGGCGGCTGGGGCCGGCAGTTCTTCAACATCTCGCCGGCCGGCAAGGTGCTGCCCTGCCACGCCGCCGAGAGCATCACGGGGCTCGAGTTCGAATCCGTGCGCTCCAACCATTCGATCGCCTGGATCTGGCAGAACTCGGATGCCTTCAACCGCTATCGCGGCACCGGCTGGATGAAGGAGCCGTGCAAGACTTGCGAATTCCGCGAGATCGATTTCGGCGGCTGCCGGTGCCAGGCCTTTGCGCTGACGGGCGATGCCGCCAACACCGATCCCGCCTGCGCGCTGTCGCCGCTGCACGAGACCATCTTCAAGCAGGCCGAGCGCGAGGCCGAGGGCGAGACCAACCGCTTCCTCTATCGCAATTTCGCCGGCGGCACTCTGGAATCCGGGAATGATGCCTGA
- the pip gene encoding prolyl aminopeptidase, whose translation MMPDADAAAAAKRADPFAPLTSDMLDVGDGHELYVESVGRADGIPAIYLHGGPGSGCQPDHRKLFDPERFCAVLFDQRGCGRSRPKESRENNTTAHLIADMEKIREKFGFDRWMVVGGSWGATLALAYAEAHPERVSGIALRATFLGTRAEVETAFTSRLSQFYPALYEDFLSVLPLEERAHPVDAYWRRILDADPSVHGPAARAWHDTERVLSEHKAAKTRLDLASLNVWRTLPATPFMEAHYFVHDSFMTDNQLLRNAGKLAGIPGIIVQGRYDLLCPPETSERLAKVWPGSEIRIVEEAGHSLYDAGVRDAVMKSIADLASKAAR comes from the coding sequence ATGATGCCTGACGCCGACGCGGCCGCAGCGGCCAAACGCGCCGATCCCTTTGCGCCGCTGACCTCCGACATGCTCGACGTCGGCGACGGCCACGAGCTCTATGTCGAGAGCGTCGGCCGCGCTGACGGCATCCCCGCCATCTATCTGCATGGCGGGCCCGGCAGCGGCTGCCAACCCGACCATCGCAAGCTGTTCGATCCCGAACGCTTCTGCGCGGTGCTGTTCGACCAGCGCGGCTGCGGCCGCAGCCGTCCCAAGGAATCGCGGGAAAATAACACGACGGCGCATCTGATCGCGGACATGGAGAAGATCCGCGAGAAATTCGGCTTCGACCGCTGGATGGTGGTCGGCGGCTCCTGGGGCGCGACGCTGGCATTGGCTTATGCCGAGGCGCATCCCGAGCGTGTCTCGGGCATTGCGCTCCGTGCAACCTTCCTGGGCACCCGCGCCGAGGTCGAAACCGCCTTCACATCGCGCCTGTCGCAATTCTATCCAGCGCTCTACGAGGATTTTTTGAGCGTGCTGCCGCTCGAGGAGCGCGCGCACCCGGTGGACGCCTATTGGCGCCGCATCCTCGATGCCGATCCGTCGGTGCACGGCCCCGCCGCGCGGGCCTGGCACGACACCGAGCGCGTCCTGTCCGAGCACAAGGCGGCCAAGACGCGGCTGGACCTCGCATCGCTGAACGTGTGGCGCACGCTGCCTGCGACGCCATTCATGGAGGCGCATTATTTCGTCCACGACAGCTTCATGACGGACAACCAGCTGTTGCGGAATGCGGGCAAGCTCGCCGGCATTCCCGGCATCATCGTGCAGGGCCGCTACGATCTGTTGTGCCCTCCTGAGACATCCGAGCGGCTTGCGAAAGTTTGGCCGGGTTCCGAGATTCGGATCGTGGAAGAAGCCGGACATTCGCTCTATGATGCCGGCGTGCGGGACGCGGTCATGAAGTCGATCGCCGATCTCGCGTCGAAAGCCGCGCGCTAG
- a CDS encoding DUF4286 family protein, whose amino-acid sequence MPLAGQGMLLTSMNIDVPDEADFNRWYDREHLEERVAIEGFLEARRYVAHAANPKYLSLYSTATLDVLDSPAYRARLANQTEWSRRTMAHFKNMLRVVARITISKGTGRGAALGLVRLRPSADNAATWRDALHEKLTPGEREGIISMHLLESEPELSGATADIPAVRNEGARDWFVLIDGTHVGAVSAVIAERFTGPAAAPFPLPVSVGTYSLMWDLAKSDIAQS is encoded by the coding sequence ATGCCGCTCGCCGGGCAAGGCATGCTGCTGACGTCGATGAACATCGACGTTCCAGATGAGGCCGATTTCAACCGCTGGTACGATCGCGAGCATCTGGAAGAGCGCGTCGCGATCGAGGGTTTCCTGGAGGCGCGGCGCTATGTCGCGCATGCCGCCAACCCCAAATATCTCTCGCTGTACTCGACCGCAACGCTCGACGTGCTCGACAGTCCCGCCTATCGGGCCCGCCTCGCCAACCAGACCGAATGGTCGCGGCGGACCATGGCGCATTTCAAGAATATGCTGCGCGTCGTCGCGCGCATCACCATCAGCAAGGGCACCGGCCGCGGCGCAGCGCTCGGGCTGGTGCGGCTGCGGCCGAGCGCCGACAATGCTGCGACATGGCGTGATGCACTGCACGAAAAGCTGACGCCCGGGGAGCGCGAGGGCATCATCTCGATGCATCTGCTCGAAAGCGAGCCGGAATTGTCGGGCGCGACCGCCGACATTCCGGCGGTGCGCAATGAGGGCGCGCGCGACTGGTTCGTGCTGATCGACGGCACGCATGTCGGCGCGGTCTCGGCCGTCATCGCCGAACGCTTCACCGGCCCGGCTGCCGCGCCCTTCCCGCTTCCGGTCTCGGTCGGCACTTACAGCCTGATGTGGGACCTCGCGAAGAGCGACATCGCGCAGAGCTAA
- a CDS encoding FAD-dependent oxidoreductase, whose translation MKPTDIAAPDYFHKVVDCQWACPAHTPVPEYIRLIAQGRYSDAYMINWKSNVFPGILGRTCDRPCEPACRRGRVEETPVAICRLKRVAADFKDDIRQRLPRPSQKNGKRVAFVGGGPASLTVARDLAPLGYHCTVFDGDPEAGGMMRTQIPKFRLPNSVIDEETGYILDLGVAFKGGHRIESMKALLAEKYDAIFVGSGAPRGRELDVPGRKEAAANIHIGIDWLSSVSFGHIDKIGKRVIVLGGGNTAMDCCRTARRLGGADVKVIVRSGFEEMKASPWEKEDAIHEDIPILNYMVPVAFKHVAGKLIGVTFQHVKAEYDAKGRRNLVPSGDPDQTIPCDDVLVAVGQENAFPWIEQDCGIEFDKWHMPKVDPKTFVSTNPKVFFGGDAAFGPKNIIWAVAQGHDAALSIHKMLSGDDITERPLPEVQISSQKMGIHEWSYDNDISNDKRFKVPHRDKVIALKDIRTEVELGYDVKLALGEAERCLNCDVQTVFSTSLCIECDACVDICPMDCITFTDNGEESDLRQRLKAPSPHPDQDLYVSSDLKTGRVMVKDEDVCLHCGLCAERCPTGAWDMQKYFIEMTYAGSTCPTKSRSAA comes from the coding sequence ATGAAACCGACCGATATCGCGGCCCCCGACTACTTTCACAAAGTGGTCGATTGCCAGTGGGCCTGTCCTGCACACACCCCGGTTCCCGAATACATCCGACTGATCGCACAAGGCCGCTACAGCGACGCCTACATGATCAATTGGAAATCGAACGTGTTTCCCGGAATTCTGGGACGCACCTGCGATCGTCCATGCGAGCCGGCATGCCGGCGCGGACGCGTCGAGGAGACGCCGGTGGCGATCTGCCGCCTCAAGCGCGTCGCCGCCGACTTCAAGGACGACATCAGGCAGCGCCTGCCGCGCCCGTCGCAGAAGAACGGCAAGCGCGTTGCGTTCGTCGGCGGTGGCCCCGCCTCGCTGACGGTGGCGCGCGATCTTGCCCCGCTCGGCTATCACTGCACCGTGTTCGACGGCGATCCCGAGGCCGGCGGCATGATGCGCACGCAAATCCCGAAATTCCGCCTGCCCAATTCGGTCATTGACGAGGAGACCGGCTACATCCTCGATCTCGGCGTCGCATTCAAAGGCGGCCACCGCATCGAGAGCATGAAGGCGCTGCTCGCGGAGAAATACGACGCGATCTTCGTCGGCTCCGGCGCACCGCGCGGACGCGAGCTCGACGTTCCCGGCCGGAAAGAAGCTGCCGCCAACATCCATATCGGCATCGATTGGCTGTCTTCGGTGTCATTCGGCCATATCGACAAAATCGGCAAGCGCGTGATCGTGCTCGGCGGCGGCAACACGGCGATGGATTGCTGCCGCACCGCGCGCCGCCTCGGCGGCGCAGACGTGAAGGTCATTGTGCGCTCCGGCTTCGAGGAGATGAAGGCCTCGCCCTGGGAGAAGGAAGACGCGATCCACGAGGACATCCCGATCCTCAACTATATGGTGCCGGTGGCATTCAAGCATGTCGCCGGCAAGCTCATCGGCGTCACCTTCCAGCACGTCAAAGCCGAATACGACGCCAAAGGCCGCCGCAATCTGGTGCCTTCGGGCGACCCCGATCAGACCATTCCCTGCGACGACGTGCTGGTCGCGGTGGGCCAGGAGAACGCCTTCCCCTGGATCGAGCAGGATTGCGGCATCGAGTTCGACAAATGGCACATGCCCAAGGTCGATCCGAAGACCTTCGTCTCGACCAATCCGAAAGTGTTCTTCGGTGGTGACGCCGCGTTCGGCCCGAAGAACATCATCTGGGCCGTGGCGCAGGGCCACGACGCCGCGCTGTCGATCCACAAGATGCTCTCGGGCGATGACATCACCGAACGGCCGCTGCCGGAGGTGCAAATCTCCTCGCAGAAGATGGGCATCCACGAATGGAGCTATGACAACGACATCTCCAACGACAAGCGCTTCAAGGTTCCGCATCGCGACAAGGTGATTGCGCTGAAGGACATCCGAACCGAGGTCGAGCTCGGCTACGACGTCAAGCTGGCGCTGGGCGAAGCCGAGCGCTGCCTGAACTGCGACGTCCAGACCGTGTTCTCGACCTCGCTCTGCATCGAGTGCGACGCCTGCGTCGACATCTGCCCGATGGACTGCATCACCTTCACTGATAATGGCGAGGAAAGCGACCTACGCCAGCGCCTGAAGGCGCCCTCGCCGCATCCGGACCAGGACCTTTACGTCTCCAGCGACCTCAAGACCGGGCGCGTGATGGTCAAGGACGAGGACGTCTGCCTGCATTGCGGGCTGTGCGCCGAGCGTTGTCCCACCGGAGCCTGGGACATGCAGAAATATTTCATCGAGATGACTTACGCAGGTTCGACATGTCCGACAAAAAGCCGCTCAGCAGCGTAA
- a CDS encoding 2-oxoacid:acceptor oxidoreductase subunit alpha gives MSDKKPLSSVNDFVVRFANVNGSGSASANEMFARAILRHGVPVSPRNIFPSNIQGLPTWYEVRVTEDGHLGARGGVDMMVAMNPQTWDKDIAGIEPGGYLFYDSTKPMPSTKFRDDITVIGVPLTAITNSTYTDPRQRQLFKNIIYLGSLSALLDMDPKLIEQLIGEQYKGKEKLLSSNVHALHLGRDWALQNLKCPIGLRVKKTDKVGDRIFIEGNSAAALGAVYGGATVCAWYPITPSSSVAEAFTAHCKKYRHDPETGKAKYAIVQGEDELASIGIVIGASWNGARAFTATSGPGISLMTEFIGLSYFAEIPAVIMNIQRAGPSTGMPTRTQQCDIIACAYASHGDTKHVLLFPEDPAEAFEFAAAAFDLAERLQTTIFLMLDLDIGMNHRLCRPLKWDDAKQYDRGKVMTTEMLEEGRDFGRYLDVDGDGIPYRTYPGTHPTKGSYFTRGTSRDRYARYSEEGSVYADNMQRLVRKFETAQDLVPRPLQANAERPTKYGVIYFGSTSPAMDEAIGLLEARGHQLDRLRIRAFPFHSSVASFLAEHDFVYVVEQNRDAQLRQLIVNENGIDPVRLVPIVHYDGTPITARYIAKAIGDHQDHLKVTPLRKAVS, from the coding sequence ATGTCCGACAAAAAGCCGCTCAGCAGCGTAAACGACTTCGTCGTCCGCTTCGCCAACGTCAACGGCTCGGGCTCGGCCAGCGCCAACGAGATGTTCGCGCGCGCGATCCTGCGTCACGGCGTTCCGGTCTCCCCCCGCAACATCTTCCCCTCCAACATCCAGGGCCTGCCGACCTGGTACGAGGTGCGGGTGACGGAAGACGGCCACCTCGGCGCCCGTGGCGGCGTCGACATGATGGTGGCGATGAACCCGCAGACCTGGGACAAGGACATCGCCGGCATCGAGCCCGGCGGCTATCTGTTCTACGATTCCACCAAGCCGATGCCGTCGACCAAATTCCGCGACGACATCACCGTGATCGGCGTGCCGCTCACCGCGATCACCAACTCGACCTACACCGATCCGCGCCAGCGCCAGCTGTTCAAGAACATCATCTATCTGGGCAGCCTCTCGGCGCTGCTCGACATGGACCCGAAGCTGATCGAGCAGCTGATCGGCGAGCAGTACAAGGGCAAGGAGAAGCTGCTCTCCTCCAACGTCCATGCGCTGCATCTCGGCCGCGACTGGGCGCTGCAGAATTTGAAATGCCCGATCGGGCTGCGGGTGAAGAAAACCGACAAGGTCGGCGACCGCATCTTCATCGAGGGCAACAGCGCCGCAGCGCTCGGCGCGGTCTATGGCGGCGCCACCGTGTGCGCCTGGTATCCGATCACGCCGTCCTCGTCGGTGGCGGAGGCTTTCACCGCCCACTGCAAGAAGTATCGGCACGACCCTGAAACGGGCAAGGCGAAATACGCGATCGTGCAGGGCGAGGACGAGCTGGCTTCGATCGGTATCGTCATCGGCGCGTCCTGGAACGGCGCCCGCGCCTTCACCGCGACCTCCGGCCCCGGCATCTCCTTGATGACCGAGTTCATCGGCCTCTCCTATTTCGCCGAGATTCCGGCCGTGATCATGAACATCCAGCGCGCCGGTCCCTCGACCGGCATGCCGACCCGCACCCAGCAATGCGACATCATCGCCTGCGCCTATGCTTCGCATGGCGACACCAAGCACGTGCTGCTGTTCCCGGAAGATCCGGCCGAGGCCTTCGAGTTCGCGGCGGCCGCATTCGATCTTGCCGAGCGGCTCCAGACCACGATCTTCTTGATGCTCGACCTCGACATCGGGATGAACCACCGTCTTTGCCGCCCGCTGAAGTGGGACGACGCGAAGCAGTATGACCGCGGCAAGGTGATGACCACGGAGATGCTGGAGGAAGGCCGCGACTTCGGCCGCTATCTCGACGTCGACGGCGATGGCATTCCCTACCGCACCTATCCCGGCACGCATCCGACCAAGGGCTCCTATTTCACCCGCGGCACCTCGCGCGATCGCTATGCGCGTTACTCCGAGGAAGGCTCGGTCTATGCCGACAACATGCAGCGCCTGGTGCGCAAGTTCGAGACCGCGCAGGACCTGGTCCCGCGCCCGCTCCAGGCCAACGCGGAACGGCCGACCAAATATGGCGTGATCTATTTCGGCTCGACCTCGCCCGCGATGGACGAGGCGATCGGCCTGCTGGAGGCACGCGGACATCAGCTCGACCGCCTGCGCATCCGCGCCTTCCCGTTCCACTCGAGCGTGGCGAGCTTCCTCGCCGAGCACGACTTCGTCTACGTGGTCGAACAGAACCGCGACGCCCAGCTCCGCCAGCTCATCGTCAACGAGAACGGCATCGACCCGGTGCGCCTGGTGCCGATCGTCCATTATGACGGCACTCCGATCACCGCCCGCTACATCGCAAAAGCCATTGGCGACCACCAGGATCACCTCAAGGTGACCCCGCTCCGCAAGGCCGTGTCATGA
- a CDS encoding 2-oxoacid:ferredoxin oxidoreductase subunit beta: MTYIAKPKFHHPGLKKNELGYTHRDYEGKISTLCAGCGHDSITASIIEACYELSIEPHRVAKISGIGCSSKTPDYFLGNSHGFNSVHGRMPSVLTGANLANRDLIYLGVSGDGDSASIGFGQFAHSIRRGVNMTYIVENNGVYGLTKGQFSATADRGSKSKKGVTNTDNAIDLVAIALQLGATFVARSFSGDKSQLVPLIAAAIGHKGASFIDVISPCIAFNNHAGSTKSFDYVREHNDAVNRLDVLVGRDPIAVDYAPGTVQVVEQHDGSKIALRKIDADYDPHDRLGAQTFLQKHAAKGQIVTGLLYVDPDAEDLHTHLNTVETPLNTMEADTLCPGSAALDKFNASLR; encoded by the coding sequence ATGACCTATATTGCCAAGCCGAAGTTCCATCATCCGGGCCTCAAGAAGAACGAGCTCGGCTACACGCACCGCGACTACGAGGGCAAGATCTCGACCCTGTGCGCCGGCTGCGGCCACGACTCGATCACGGCCTCGATCATCGAAGCCTGCTACGAGCTCTCGATCGAACCGCATCGGGTCGCGAAGATTTCGGGCATCGGGTGCTCGTCGAAGACGCCGGACTATTTCCTCGGCAACTCGCACGGCTTCAACTCCGTGCACGGCCGCATGCCGTCGGTCTTGACCGGCGCCAACCTCGCCAACCGCGATTTGATCTATCTCGGCGTCTCCGGCGACGGCGATTCCGCCTCGATCGGCTTCGGCCAGTTCGCGCATTCGATCCGGCGCGGCGTCAACATGACCTATATCGTCGAGAACAACGGCGTCTACGGCCTGACCAAGGGCCAGTTCTCGGCGACCGCCGACCGCGGCTCGAAGTCCAAGAAAGGCGTGACCAACACCGACAACGCGATCGACCTCGTCGCGATCGCGCTGCAGCTAGGGGCCACCTTCGTCGCCCGCTCGTTCTCCGGCGACAAGAGCCAGCTGGTGCCGCTGATCGCCGCCGCGATCGGCCACAAGGGCGCATCCTTCATCGACGTCATCAGCCCCTGTATCGCCTTCAACAATCACGCCGGCTCGACCAAAAGCTTCGACTATGTGCGCGAGCACAATGACGCCGTGAACCGGCTCGACGTGCTGGTCGGCCGCGATCCCATCGCCGTCGATTACGCGCCGGGAACGGTGCAGGTGGTCGAGCAGCACGACGGCAGCAAGATCGCGCTGCGCAAGATCGACGCGGATTACGACCCGCACGACCGCCTCGGCGCCCAGACATTCCTCCAGAAGCACGCCGCCAAGGGCCAGATCGTCACCGGTCTGCTCTACGTCGATCCCGATGCGGAAGACCTGCACACGCATCTCAACACGGTCGAGACGCCGCTCAATACGATGGAGGCGGACACGCTGTGCCCGGGCTCGGCGGCGCTGGACAAGTTCAACGCCAGCCTGCGGTGA
- a CDS encoding DUF4399 domain-containing protein has product MQIIRCAALAAALALLPGVAYPQGKTAPKDAKLYFITPRDGQKVRGGFWVRFGLRNMGVTHAGDEYQNAGHHHLLVDVKDPIDPKEPIPQDKSHLHFGAGQTETMLELPPGTHTLQLVLGDAKHYPFEPPVVSEKITIRVRQPVERGR; this is encoded by the coding sequence ATGCAGATCATTCGTTGCGCTGCCCTGGCGGCGGCGCTCGCATTGCTCCCAGGCGTCGCCTATCCGCAGGGCAAGACCGCTCCCAAGGATGCCAAGCTTTATTTCATCACCCCGCGTGACGGGCAGAAGGTTCGCGGCGGGTTCTGGGTCCGGTTCGGCTTGCGCAACATGGGCGTGACGCACGCCGGCGACGAGTACCAGAACGCCGGCCATCATCATTTGCTGGTCGACGTCAAGGATCCCATCGATCCCAAGGAGCCAATCCCGCAGGACAAGTCGCATCTGCACTTTGGGGCGGGGCAGACCGAAACCATGCTCGAACTTCCCCCCGGGACGCACACGCTGCAATTGGTGCTGGGCGACGCGAAGCACTATCCGTTCGAGCCGCCTGTCGTATCGGAGAAGATCACCATACGTGTCAGGCAGCCGGTCGAGCGGGGGAGATGA